Proteins from a genomic interval of Hornefia porci:
- a CDS encoding recombinase family protein, with translation MSKEKIKVYLYTRVSTSIQIDGYSLEAQKSRMKAFALYNDYEIVGEYEDAGKSGKSIEGRIQFNRMMEDIKSGKDGVSFVLVFKLSRFARNAADVLSTLQTMQDFGVNLICVEDGIDSSKDAGKLMISVLSAVAEIERENIRVQTMEGRIQKAREGKWNGGFAPYGYQLVDGKLFINEEEAVAIRTIFDQYVNTTIGANGLSKYLENHGIRKIPRQNGKNPLFDAGLIRKILKNPVYNGKIAFGRRTLEKVHGTRNEYKQVEQDEYLIAEGIHEAIISDELWQAAQVKLKSQAKKYEHVNKGKDIRTHLLSGIVKCPVCGVGMFGNKCIKKRKDGTKYKDFYYYGCKHRQMMRGHKCTFSKQIREELLDDAVAEVIIKIVSNPKFASMMQEKINMKVDTSEIEKEIDNYQKELRKSHSTKFKLIEEIDNLDADDKHYKRRKQDLDDRLYRMYDKIEELESFLIDAKAKKQTIEAEKLTGDNIYKVLIYFDKLYKVMNDVERRQLITALISEIQIYEEKQPNGQWLKSITFKLPIIDEDLNIGLDNDEQVETVVLMSKVGVE, from the coding sequence ATGTCAAAAGAGAAAATAAAAGTATACCTCTACACAAGAGTATCTACATCAATACAGATAGATGGTTATTCTTTAGAGGCACAAAAATCAAGAATGAAGGCTTTTGCCCTTTATAATGACTATGAAATTGTTGGTGAGTATGAAGACGCAGGTAAGTCTGGAAAATCTATTGAGGGAAGGATACAGTTTAATCGAATGATGGAAGATATAAAATCTGGCAAAGATGGAGTATCTTTTGTTCTTGTGTTTAAGCTATCAAGATTTGCAAGAAATGCTGCGGATGTTTTATCAACATTACAAACAATGCAAGATTTTGGAGTCAATTTGATTTGCGTTGAGGATGGGATTGATTCATCCAAAGATGCAGGTAAATTGATGATTTCTGTTTTATCAGCTGTGGCTGAAATTGAAAGAGAAAATATTCGTGTTCAAACAATGGAAGGGCGTATTCAAAAGGCAAGAGAAGGGAAATGGAATGGAGGTTTTGCTCCTTATGGGTATCAGCTTGTCGATGGTAAACTGTTTATCAATGAAGAAGAAGCTGTCGCAATAAGAACTATTTTTGATCAATATGTTAATACAACCATTGGAGCTAATGGACTTTCAAAATACTTAGAAAATCATGGAATAAGAAAAATTCCAAGACAGAATGGAAAAAATCCATTGTTCGATGCAGGTCTTATAAGAAAGATATTAAAGAATCCTGTATATAACGGGAAGATAGCTTTTGGAAGAAGAACTTTAGAAAAAGTTCATGGTACAAGAAATGAATATAAACAAGTAGAACAAGATGAATATTTAATAGCTGAAGGAATTCATGAAGCTATAATTTCTGATGAGTTATGGCAGGCTGCTCAGGTTAAGCTAAAATCTCAAGCAAAGAAATATGAGCATGTGAATAAAGGAAAAGATATACGTACACACTTACTTTCAGGAATTGTAAAATGCCCGGTATGTGGAGTGGGAATGTTTGGCAACAAGTGTATCAAGAAAAGGAAAGATGGTACAAAGTATAAAGATTTTTATTACTATGGCTGTAAACATAGGCAGATGATGAGAGGTCATAAGTGTACTTTCAGTAAGCAAATTAGAGAGGAATTGTTAGATGATGCAGTTGCTGAGGTAATTATAAAGATAGTAAGCAATCCCAAATTTGCTTCTATGATGCAAGAAAAAATCAATATGAAAGTGGATACCTCTGAAATAGAAAAGGAAATAGATAATTATCAAAAAGAACTGCGGAAAAGTCATTCCACAAAGTTTAAGCTAATTGAGGAAATAGATAATTTAGATGCTGATGATAAGCACTACAAACGAAGAAAACAGGACTTAGACGATAGACTTTATCGTATGTACGATAAAATTGAAGAATTAGAATCATTCTTAATTGATGCGAAAGCAAAAAAACAAACTATTGAAGCTGAAAAACTTACAGGAGATAATATATATAAAGTTCTGATCTATTTTGATAAACTCTACAAGGTAATGAATGATGTGGAGCGTAGACAGTTAATTACAGCTTTGATTTCTGAAATTCAAATTTACGAAGAAAAGCAACCGAATGGACAATGGCTAAAATCAATTACTTTTAAACTTCCTATCATCGATGAAGATTTAAATATAGGTTTGGACAATGATGAACAAGTTGAGACGGTAGTATTGATGTCAAAGGTAGGAGTGGAATAA
- a CDS encoding TfoX/Sxy family protein has product MASSKEYLDFILEQLSDLDEVSHRAMMGEYIIYYRGKVVGGIYDDRFLVKPTKSAVAMMPDANRELPYDGAKEMLLVDDVDNKKFLTELLEAMYLELPAAKKKK; this is encoded by the coding sequence ATGGCATCGAGCAAAGAATACTTGGATTTCATATTAGAGCAGCTGTCAGATTTGGATGAGGTGTCACATCGTGCGATGATGGGAGAATACATCATCTATTATCGCGGCAAGGTGGTCGGTGGCATCTACGATGACCGTTTTCTTGTGAAGCCCACGAAGTCTGCCGTGGCTATGATGCCGGACGCAAATAGAGAACTGCCTTATGACGGAGCAAAAGAAATGTTGCTCGTTGATGACGTTGACAATAAGAAGTTTCTGACAGAACTGCTTGAAGCGATGTATCTGGAACTACCTGCAGCGAAGAAAAAGAAATAA
- a CDS encoding flavodoxin family protein has product MKILVLNGSPRPNGNTAGMVNIFQRAAEEHGHQVKVFNVCKMNINGCLACEYCHGKGHGQCVQKDDMQEIYAELSDTEMLVLAAPIYYHGISGQLKCVIDRFYSALYPTAPTTLKKVAMFLSSGDDNMYDGAKFSYDGDFLGYLGLEGMGIFTNHDRNVMSRIKDMAASL; this is encoded by the coding sequence ATGAAAATACTCGTGTTAAACGGTAGTCCCAGACCGAACGGGAATACAGCCGGAATGGTAAATATATTTCAGCGGGCAGCTGAAGAACACGGACATCAGGTAAAAGTGTTCAATGTATGCAAAATGAACATCAATGGATGTCTTGCATGTGAGTACTGTCACGGAAAAGGACACGGCCAGTGTGTCCAGAAGGATGATATGCAGGAGATCTATGCGGAACTGAGCGATACGGAAATGCTGGTACTTGCCGCACCGATTTATTACCACGGAATATCAGGACAGCTGAAATGCGTGATAGACCGGTTCTATTCGGCACTTTATCCGACTGCACCTACTACATTGAAGAAGGTCGCCATGTTCCTTAGCTCCGGAGATGACAACATGTACGATGGAGCCAAGTTTTCATACGATGGCGATTTCCTCGGTTACCTTGGTCTGGAGGGAATGGGCATCTTCACAAATCACGACAGGAATGTGATGAGCAGAATAAAAGATATGGCAGCATCTCTATAA
- a CDS encoding recombinase family protein has translation MGNVMVIPAKRQVGNTVKQSEQKKLRVAAYCRVSTDSDEQETSYEAQVTHYTEYIQKNPDWELAGIFADDGISGTNTKKRDEFNRMIDECMSGNIDMIITKSISRFARNTLDCLQYIRQLKDKNIPVYFEKESINTLDAKGEVLLTIMASLAQQESQSMSENIKLGLQYRYQQGKVQVNHNRFLGYTKDENGNLVIDPEQAEIVKRIYREYLEGSSMDKIASGLMADGILTGAGKEKWHTSTINKILRNEKYMGDALLQKTYTTDFLTKKRIKNNGTVPQYYVEGDHEAIIPKDLFMQVQAELVRRRAVHISPTGKKRGFSCNHCFAQMIFCGDCGELYRRVHWNNHGCKSIVWRCISRLEPSSAEMNCTNRTVNELLLQEVTVKAINQILTESDTFLKQLQANIAKAVVSADTLSPDGIQARLEELQKELIKKANNKQDYDAIADEILRLREQKEQSEVDSHHREETMNRIKELQDFISKQRTDITEFDEALVKKLIEKITVFADRFTVEFKSGLAIEIEA, from the coding sequence ATGGGAAATGTTATGGTCATCCCGGCCAAAAGGCAGGTCGGGAACACGGTAAAACAATCCGAGCAGAAAAAGCTCCGCGTCGCAGCCTATTGCCGCGTCAGCACGGATTCCGACGAACAGGAAACCAGCTATGAGGCGCAGGTCACGCATTACACGGAGTACATCCAGAAGAATCCCGACTGGGAACTGGCAGGCATATTTGCGGACGATGGCATATCCGGTACCAACACCAAAAAGCGTGACGAGTTCAACCGCATGATTGACGAGTGCATGTCCGGAAACATTGACATGATCATCACCAAGTCCATCAGCCGATTTGCCCGAAACACTCTCGACTGCCTCCAATACATCCGGCAGCTCAAGGACAAGAACATTCCGGTCTATTTCGAGAAGGAATCCATAAACACGCTGGATGCCAAAGGCGAGGTGCTCCTTACGATCATGGCGAGCCTTGCTCAGCAGGAAAGCCAATCAATGAGCGAGAACATAAAGCTCGGCCTTCAATACCGCTATCAGCAGGGCAAGGTTCAGGTTAACCACAACCGCTTCCTCGGCTATACCAAGGATGAGAACGGCAACCTTGTCATTGATCCGGAACAGGCCGAGATCGTAAAACGCATCTACCGGGAATACCTCGAAGGCTCCAGCATGGACAAGATTGCTTCCGGTCTTATGGCTGACGGCATTTTAACCGGCGCAGGAAAAGAAAAATGGCACACAAGCACCATCAACAAGATTCTCCGAAACGAGAAGTATATGGGTGACGCGCTGCTTCAAAAGACCTACACCACAGACTTCCTGACGAAGAAGCGCATCAAGAACAACGGCACCGTACCTCAATACTACGTTGAAGGCGACCACGAAGCGATCATTCCGAAAGACCTCTTCATGCAGGTGCAGGCCGAGCTTGTCCGTCGCCGGGCAGTTCACATCAGCCCGACCGGAAAGAAACGAGGCTTCTCCTGCAATCACTGTTTTGCCCAGATGATTTTCTGCGGTGACTGCGGTGAGCTTTACCGACGTGTCCACTGGAACAATCACGGCTGCAAGTCTATCGTCTGGCGCTGCATCAGCCGCTTGGAGCCGAGCTCGGCAGAAATGAACTGCACCAACCGGACAGTAAATGAGCTCCTGCTTCAGGAAGTCACGGTCAAAGCCATCAATCAGATTCTGACTGAGAGCGATACCTTCCTAAAACAGTTGCAAGCCAATATCGCCAAGGCTGTAGTCAGCGCTGACACCCTCTCGCCGGACGGCATCCAAGCTCGGCTGGAAGAACTGCAAAAAGAGCTCATCAAGAAGGCAAACAACAAACAGGATTACGATGCCATCGCTGACGAAATCCTCAGACTCAGGGAACAGAAGGAACAGTCCGAGGTCGACAGCCACCACCGGGAAGAGACCATGAACCGGATCAAAGAGCTGCAGGACTTTATCTCCAAACAGAGAACAGACATCACAGAGTTCGATGAAGCTCTGGTTAAAAAGCTCATCGAGAAGATCACCGTCTTTGCCGACCGCTTCACCGTGGAATTCAAATCCGGGCTCGCAATCGAAATCGAAGCATAA
- a CDS encoding integrase, whose amino-acid sequence MGHTPYGYRIENGCAVINEDEAAKIRNLYENYLAGMAQSKAAIEAGIEAYHSSAKRLMQNRHYLGDDFYPAIIDQETFDKAEAIRLERAGKLGRLNLLKSSKPIKVPTHFWFAEAEKEYEDPRLQAEYLYSLIESEAI is encoded by the coding sequence ATGGGACATACACCATACGGATACAGAATTGAAAACGGCTGCGCTGTGATTAACGAAGATGAAGCCGCCAAAATCAGGAACCTATACGAGAATTACCTCGCCGGAATGGCACAGTCAAAAGCTGCCATCGAGGCAGGTATCGAGGCCTACCACAGCTCAGCAAAGCGTCTGATGCAAAACAGGCACTACCTCGGCGATGACTTCTACCCGGCAATCATCGATCAGGAGACCTTCGACAAGGCAGAAGCGATTCGTCTGGAACGTGCCGGTAAGCTCGGAAGGCTGAACCTTCTGAAAAGCTCAAAGCCTATAAAGGTTCCGACACACTTCTGGTTTGCAGAAGCGGAGAAAGAATACGAAGATCCGAGGCTACAGGCAGAGTATCTGTACAGCCTCATTGAAAGCGAGGCGATCTAA